From Thermogemmatispora onikobensis, a single genomic window includes:
- a CDS encoding riboflavin synthase — protein MFTGIVEEVGTVLATGATTLEIAIPATWSDVKLGDSIAVDGACLTVVARGEDWLRVELMPETLRRTRFAALLLGEGRDQDERAVNLERSLPVGGRFGGHIIQGHIEAVVTLLSVRPEGNSLLCGITLPAALRPYIIPKGFVALNGVSLTVVACQDDRFTVALIPYTQAHTNLGRLRPGSLLNLESDIVGRYLVQLLGRYPFAVQSEPAAGDPLEWALSEEERTKGREGAEGAKRQEG, from the coding sequence ATGTTTACCGGGATCGTCGAAGAAGTTGGCACTGTGCTGGCGACCGGCGCCACCACCCTGGAGATCGCCATCCCAGCCACCTGGTCCGACGTCAAACTCGGTGACAGCATCGCCGTTGACGGTGCCTGTCTCACCGTCGTCGCACGGGGCGAGGACTGGCTGCGCGTTGAACTCATGCCCGAGACCCTGCGCCGCACGCGCTTTGCCGCCCTTCTCTTGGGAGAAGGGCGTGATCAGGACGAACGCGCTGTCAATCTAGAGCGCTCGCTGCCAGTGGGAGGCCGCTTCGGAGGGCACATCATCCAGGGGCATATCGAAGCTGTGGTCACTCTCCTGAGTGTGCGGCCAGAAGGCAACTCGCTCCTCTGCGGCATCACCCTGCCTGCTGCGCTGCGGCCCTATATTATCCCCAAAGGCTTTGTCGCCCTCAACGGGGTCAGTCTCACCGTCGTAGCCTGCCAGGATGACCGCTTCACTGTGGCCCTCATCCCCTACACCCAGGCTCACACCAACCTGGGCCGGCTGCGTCCGGGCAGCCTCCTCAACCTGGAGAGCGACATTGTCGGGCGCTACCTGGTGCAGCTTCTGGGCCGTTATCCTTTTGCGGTCCAGAGCGAGCCTGCAGCCGGTGACCCACTGGAGTGGGCGCTTTCAGAGGAAGAAAGGACAAAGGGAAGAGAGGGAGCAGAGGGAGCAAAACGCCAGGAAGGGTAA